The genomic segment CGCGCGGCCGGCCACGACGTCGACGTCTTCGAGCGCTCCGGCGCGGCGCTGCACGAGCGGGGGGCGGGGGTGGCCCTGCAGCCCGCGGTGGCGGCCGCCCTCGCCGCGCTCGGCACCGCCGCCGAGGACCTCAGCACCTGCTCCCCCGGCCGGCAGGTCCTCGACCGGGACGGCGCCGTCGTGCGCGTGGAGCCCGCCGCGCAGCGGCTGACCTCCTGGGACGCGCTCTACCGGGCGCTGAGGGGCGCCTTCCCCGACGAGCGGTACCACCGCGGGCGCCGCCTGAGCGACCTGCAGCAGCGGCCGGGCGCCGTGGTGGCGCGCTTCGCGGACGGCGGGCGGGCCGAGCTCGACGTCCTCGTGGCGGCCGACGGCGCGCGCTCGACCGCGCGGTCGCTGCTGCTGCCGGGGACGGCGCCGCGCTACGCCGGCTACGTCGCCTGGCGCGGCCTGGTGCCCGAGGCCGCGCTGCCGGCCGCGGTGGCCCGGCGGCTGGCCGGCCGCGCCTCGCTCTTCCAGGGCGAGCGCACCCAGGCGGTGGCGTACCCGGTGCCCGGCCCGCGCGGCGAGCTGGACGCCGGGCGGCGGCGGATGAACTGGGTCTGGTACCTCCCGCTGCCCGCCGACCGCCTGCCGGCGGTGCTCACCGACCGCGCGGGGGCGGCGCGGGCGTGGTCGCTGCCGCGCGGCGCCGTCCCCGAGGAGCGCGCGGGCGCCCTGCGGGACCGCGCCGGCGAGCAGCTGCCCCCGGTGCTCGCCGCGCTCGTGGCCGCCACGCCGGACCCGTTCGTGCAGGCGGTGCTCGACGTCCCGGTGCCGCGGATGGCGCTCGGGCGCGTGGCCCTGGTGGGGGACGCGGCCTGCGCCCCCCGGCCGCACACCGGGTTCAGCACGGCCAAGGCCGCCGTGGACGCCCGCACCCTCGCCGCCGCCCTGGGCCGCCGCCCCGGGGACGTCGAGGGCGCGCTGGCGGCCTGGGAGCCCGCCCAGCTCAGGCTCGGCGACCGGCTCGGGCGGCTGGGGGCGAGCCTGGCCGAGCGCTTCGGCCTCGCCGCGGCGCCCGCGCCCGCCCGGCCGGGCGCCTAGGGTGCCCGGCGTGGAGGAGCCTCCCCCGCCGCCCCCCGGACCGGTCCCCGTCCCGCCCGCCGGCACCCGGGTCAGGAACGCCTCCGCGGACGACGCGGCCGCCTGCGCGGCGGTCTACGCCCCCTACGTGACGGGCACGGCGACCACGTTCGAGCTGCAGCCGCCGACGCCCGCGCAGATGGCGCAGCGCATCGCCGCCGCCGCGGCCGCGCACGCCTGGCTCGTCCTCGAGGACGGCGGCCGGGTCGTCGGCTACGCCTACGCCGTCCCGTACGGGGCGCGGCCGGCCTACCGGTGGTCCTGCGAGGTCAGCGTCTACGTCGACGCCGGCTCCCGCGGGCGCGGCGCCGGCCGGGCCCTGTACGGGGCGCTGCTGGCGCGGCTGGCCGAGCGGGGCTTCCGCACGGCGACCGCGCGGATGACCGTTCCCAACGAGGCCAGCGCCGCCCTGCACCGGGCGATGGGCTTCGAGCCGGTGGGCACCTTCCGGCGCATCGGCTTCAAGCACGGCGCCTGGCACGACGTCACCTGGCTGCAGCGCTCGCTCGCCGACGGGGACGACCCGCCGCCCGACCCGCGCTGACGCTCCCCGCACCGGACCGCTCGCCCGGGCTCCCGCGACGGGCGGTGCGCGGCTACGGTCGACGGGTGCGCGCGCGAGCCCGCGGACGAGGGCGCCGGCGCTGCGCCGGCGCCCTCCTCGTCGCGGTGGTGTGCGCCGGCTGCACGGGCGGCGGGGGCTCCGCCCCGCCGAGCAGCGCGCCGTCCAGCGCCGCACCGTCCAGCTCGCCGTCCAGCGCCGCACCGTCCAGCTCGCCGTCCAGCTCGCCGCCGGTGGCGGACCCGCCGCGGTCGGTGTCCCTCGTGGCCACCGGCGACGTCCTGCTGCACCCGCCGCTGTGGGAGCAGGCCCGCCGCGACGCCGCTGCCGCGGGCGCGGGCGCCCTGGACTTCGCGCCGCAGCTGGCCGCGGTGCAGCCGCTGGTCGCCGCGGCGGACCTGGGCGTCTGCCACCTCGAGACGCCGCTGGCGCCGCCGGAGGGCCCCTTCCGCGGCTACCCGGCCTTCGCGGCCCCGCCGCAGGTCGTGCCCGCCCTCGCGCAAACCGGCTACGACGCCTGCACCACCGCCTCCAACCACAGCTTCGACGCCGGCGCCGAAGGCGTCACCCGCACCCTGGACGCGCTGGACGCCGCCGGCCTCGCCTCCGCGGGCACCGCACGCACGCCGGAGGAGGCCGAGCGGCCGACCGTGCTGGACGTGCCCGGCCCCGCGGGCGCGGTGCGCGTGGCGCTGGTGTCGGGCACCTACGGCTTCAACGGCGTCCCGGCCCCCGGCGGGCAGGAGTGGCGGGGGGACGCGCTCGAGGAGGAGGCGCTCCTGCGCGAGGCGGCCGCCGCCCGCGCCGCGGGCGCGGAGGTCGTGGTGCTGGCCCTGCACTGGGGCGAGGAGTACGAGCAGGAGCCCAGCGCCCAGCAGCTGCAGCTCGCGCCGCGGCTGCTGGCCTCCCCGGACGTCGACCTGCTGCTCGGGCACCACGCCCACGTCGTCCAGCCGGTCGAGCAGGTCGGCGGGGAGTGGGTCGCCTACGGCCTCGGCAACCTGCTCGCGGCGCACAGCACGCAGGGCGAGCCGCTGCGCGAGGGCCTGGCGGTGCGCTTCGTGCTCACCGAGCAGCCGGACGGCCGGTTCGCGACCACGCAGGCCGGGTACGCGCCCCTGCTCGTCACCGACGCGCCGCCGCACCGCGTCCTGGACGTGGCCGCCGCGCTGCGCGCCGGCGGGGCGCCGGGCGCCTCGCCGGAGCGGCTGGCTCAGGCCTGGGAGCGGACGACGGCCGTGGTCGGCGCCCGCGGTGCGGCGGGCGCCGGGCTGGTGCCGCTGAGCACGCCCTGACGCACGCGTCGACGCACACCCTGACGCGCGCCCCGGCGCGGCTCGCTACAGCTTCTGCACGGGCGCGTAGCGCAGCAGCAGGCGCTTGGTGCCCTCGCTGCGGAAGTCCACGTGCGCCACCGCCTTGTCACCCGCGCCCTCGACGAGGACGACGGTGCCCAGGCCGAAGGCGTCGTGGGTGACGCGGTCGCCCGGCTCCAGGGAGATCACCGGCCGGGTGCCCGCCGTGCGCACCCCCGGGGTCGCGGCCAGCCGGGCCCCGGCGGGCAGCGCCGCGCCGCCCGAGCCGCCCGAGCCCCCCGAACCGGCACCGGCGGCCGCGGCCCCCGTCGGCTCGGAGCGCTCCCAGCGCACCAGGTCGCCCGGCAGCTCGTCGAGGAACCGGCTGGCCGGGAAGTACTGCGGCTGCCCCCAGGCGCTGCGCACGGCGGCGCGGGAGACGCGCAGGTGCCGGCGCGCCCGCGTGATGCCCACGTAGGCCAGGCGCCGCTCCTCCGCCAGCTCCACCGGGTCGGCGAGGGAGCGCATGTGCGGGAACGTGCCGTCCTCCAGGCCCGTGAGGAAGACCGCGGGGAACTCCAGGCCCTTCGCGGTGTGCAGCGTCATCAGCGTGACGACGCCCTCGTCGGGCTGCTCCTCGCCCTGCACGGCCTCCTCGGAGGAGCCGGCTGCGACGGCCTCGCCGGGGATCTGGTCGGAGTCGGCCACGAGGGAGACCGTCTCGAGGAAGTCGGCGAGGGTGCCCTCGGGGTCCGCCCGCTCGAACTCCCCGGCCACGGCGGCGAGCTCGGCGAGGTTCTCCACGCGCGACTCGTCCTGCGGGTCGGAGCTCTCGCGCAGCTCCGCGAGCAGCCCGGAGCGGTCGAGCACGGCCTCGAGCACGGTCGCCGGGCCGGCGCCGCCCTCGACGAGGGTGCGCAGCTCCTCGAGCATCGTCGTGAAGGAGCGGATGCACGCCACCGAGCGCGAGGCGATGCCGGGCGCCTCCTCCGCGCGCTCCAGCGCCGCGGCGAAGCTGATCCGCTCGCGCTCGGCGAGGGCCGCCACGCACGCCTCGGCCCGCTCGCCGATGCCCCGCTTGGGCGTGTTGAGGATGCGGCGCAGGCTCACGGTGTCGTCGGGGTTGGCCAGCACGCGCAGGTAGGCGAGGGCGTCGCGCACCTCGCGGCGCTCGTAGAAGCGGGTGCCGCCGACCACCTTGTACGGCAGGCCGACGCGGACGAAGACCTCCTCCAGCGCCCGGGACTGCGCGTTCGTGCGGTAGAAGACCGCGACGTCGCCGTAGCGCAGCCCCTCCTCGTCGTGGAGGCGGTCGATCTCGGCGGCGACGAACGCGGCCTCGTCGTGCTCGCCGTCGGCCACGTACCCGACGATCTGCTCCCCCGCCCCCTGCGCCGTCCACAGGTTCTTCGGGCGCCGGTCGGGGTTGCGGGCGATCACGGCGTTGGCGGCCGACAGGATCGTCTGCGTGGAGCGGTAGTTCTGCTCCAGCAGGATCGTGCGGGCGTCGGGGTAGTCGGCCTCGAACTCGAGGATGTTGCGGATCGTCGCGCCGCGGAAGGCGTAGATCGACTGGTCGGCGTCGCCGACGACCGTCAGCTCCGCGGGCGGCAGGCCCTCGGTGGGCGCGGTCGCGCCGGAGCCGCCGACCAGCTCGCGCACGAGCGCGTACTGGGCGTGGTTGGTGTCCTGGTACTCGTCGACGAGCACGTGGCGGAAGCGGCGGCGGTAGTGCTCGGCGACGTCCGGGAACGCCTGCAGGACGTGGACGGTCGTCATGATCAGGTCGTCGAAGTCCAGCGCGTTGGCCTGGCGCAGCCGCTGCTGGTAGCGGGAGTACACGTCGGCGAGCACGCGCTCGGCGTGCGTGCCGTCGGCCGCGCGGGCGGCGAAGGCCTCCTCGTCGACGAGCTCGTTCTTGAGGTTCGACACCTGCGCGGCCAGCGAGCGCGGCGGGTAGCGCTTGGGGTCGAGGTCGAGCTCGCGCACGACGAGGGCGAGCAGGCGGCGCGCGTCGTCCGCGTCGTAGATGGAGAAGCTCGGGCGCAGGCCCACGGTAGAGGCCTCGCGGCGCAGGATCCGCACGCACGCGGAGTGGAACGTGGACACCCACATCGAGGACGCCGCCGGGCCGACGAGCGCGGCCACGCGCTCCTTCATCTCGCCGGCGGCCTTGTTCGTGAACGTGATCGCGAGCACCTGGCCCGGGCGCACCCCGCGCGCGGCGAGCAGGTGGGCGATGCGGTGCGTGAGCACCCGGGTCTTGCCGGAG from the Quadrisphaera sp. DSM 44207 genome contains:
- the pcrA gene encoding DNA helicase PcrA, yielding MSTLFDDLPLPLPPTGPPSAPGAGEDVPARRPADPEALLEGLNPQQREAVLHSGSPLLLIAGAGSGKTRVLTHRIAHLLAARGVRPGQVLAITFTNKAAGEMKERVAALVGPAASSMWVSTFHSACVRILRREASTVGLRPSFSIYDADDARRLLALVVRELDLDPKRYPPRSLAAQVSNLKNELVDEEAFAARAADGTHAERVLADVYSRYQQRLRQANALDFDDLIMTTVHVLQAFPDVAEHYRRRFRHVLVDEYQDTNHAQYALVRELVGGSGATAPTEGLPPAELTVVGDADQSIYAFRGATIRNILEFEADYPDARTILLEQNYRSTQTILSAANAVIARNPDRRPKNLWTAQGAGEQIVGYVADGEHDEAAFVAAEIDRLHDEEGLRYGDVAVFYRTNAQSRALEEVFVRVGLPYKVVGGTRFYERREVRDALAYLRVLANPDDTVSLRRILNTPKRGIGERAEACVAALAERERISFAAALERAEEAPGIASRSVACIRSFTTMLEELRTLVEGGAGPATVLEAVLDRSGLLAELRESSDPQDESRVENLAELAAVAGEFERADPEGTLADFLETVSLVADSDQIPGEAVAAGSSEEAVQGEEQPDEGVVTLMTLHTAKGLEFPAVFLTGLEDGTFPHMRSLADPVELAEERRLAYVGITRARRHLRVSRAAVRSAWGQPQYFPASRFLDELPGDLVRWERSEPTGAAAAGAGSGGSGGSGGAALPAGARLAATPGVRTAGTRPVISLEPGDRVTHDAFGLGTVVLVEGAGDKAVAHVDFRSEGTKRLLLRYAPVQKL
- a CDS encoding GNAT family N-acetyltransferase; protein product: MEEPPPPPPGPVPVPPAGTRVRNASADDAAACAAVYAPYVTGTATTFELQPPTPAQMAQRIAAAAAAHAWLVLEDGGRVVGYAYAVPYGARPAYRWSCEVSVYVDAGSRGRGAGRALYGALLARLAERGFRTATARMTVPNEASAALHRAMGFEPVGTFRRIGFKHGAWHDVTWLQRSLADGDDPPPDPR
- a CDS encoding CapA family protein yields the protein MATGDVLLHPPLWEQARRDAAAAGAGALDFAPQLAAVQPLVAAADLGVCHLETPLAPPEGPFRGYPAFAAPPQVVPALAQTGYDACTTASNHSFDAGAEGVTRTLDALDAAGLASAGTARTPEEAERPTVLDVPGPAGAVRVALVSGTYGFNGVPAPGGQEWRGDALEEEALLREAAAARAAGAEVVVLALHWGEEYEQEPSAQQLQLAPRLLASPDVDLLLGHHAHVVQPVEQVGGEWVAYGLGNLLAAHSTQGEPLREGLAVRFVLTEQPDGRFATTQAGYAPLLVTDAPPHRVLDVAAALRAGGAPGASPERLAQAWERTTAVVGARGAAGAGLVPLSTP